A stretch of Rubinisphaera margarita DNA encodes these proteins:
- a CDS encoding ABC transporter permease, with translation MESLKYTLLKIIHVSGLTFLEPVVRLCYGEEPQLQLKKIGRFIVIPSLTFLAFLVAWALIAPVYKTKSGEVPTPAVVWDAAQGVKRFHERESDKQVAYGLSGEEREASLAEVSEQRAVLNAMKANADEQVAAASEERTTLIAEEMEPLATAYETKKAEFEQAEKRREAALIVKATQIDQRDIEAKNELLAYIRGHKFQTEQERELLKTLKAEQDDVRNLTYAPLQNAMRFQTEIAEEEQYLAKKEEILSKANRSLKLEEEAARLKELKLQYAATTGPDLMPIAQQMLQIEGRMQKIVDSEYAKPWTLPMQIMRSLACVFAGFFLATAIAIPIGVLCGVSPTFMAAVTPFIALFKPVSPIVWLPISLIIVGGVITDPETHWLMVGMSNLPLIGWLQINPAFIASAITVALCSLWPTLVNTALGVASIDKDHLNVARVLRLNFFQRLTKIVIPSALPLIFAGLRISLGVGWMVLIAAELLSSSEGIGKFVWDMFNNGSSETFAQMFVVVFVVGVIGLMLDRIMIIFQRLVSFDGAPAAI, from the coding sequence ATGGAAAGCCTGAAATACACACTGCTGAAGATCATCCACGTGAGTGGACTGACGTTTCTCGAGCCGGTCGTTCGTCTCTGCTATGGCGAAGAGCCGCAACTGCAGCTCAAGAAGATCGGTCGATTCATCGTCATCCCCTCGCTGACCTTCCTCGCGTTTCTGGTCGCCTGGGCGCTGATTGCTCCCGTTTACAAAACGAAATCGGGCGAAGTGCCAACGCCGGCCGTGGTCTGGGATGCCGCTCAGGGAGTGAAACGATTTCACGAACGCGAAAGCGATAAGCAGGTCGCCTACGGATTGAGCGGCGAGGAACGGGAAGCCAGCCTGGCAGAAGTGTCGGAGCAACGGGCGGTTCTGAATGCGATGAAGGCCAACGCCGATGAGCAGGTCGCCGCGGCAAGCGAAGAACGCACGACTCTCATCGCCGAAGAAATGGAACCGCTGGCTACCGCTTACGAAACGAAAAAAGCCGAATTCGAGCAGGCTGAGAAACGCCGCGAAGCCGCTCTCATCGTGAAGGCAACGCAGATCGACCAGCGGGACATCGAGGCCAAGAACGAACTGCTCGCCTACATTCGCGGCCACAAGTTCCAGACCGAACAGGAACGTGAACTCCTCAAGACGCTCAAAGCCGAACAGGACGACGTTCGCAATCTGACTTACGCTCCGCTCCAGAACGCGATGCGGTTTCAGACCGAGATCGCAGAAGAAGAGCAGTACCTCGCCAAGAAGGAAGAGATCCTTTCAAAGGCCAACCGGAGTCTGAAACTCGAGGAAGAAGCTGCCAGGCTGAAAGAACTCAAACTGCAGTATGCCGCGACAACCGGCCCCGACCTGATGCCGATCGCTCAGCAGATGCTGCAGATTGAAGGCCGGATGCAGAAGATCGTCGACTCGGAATATGCCAAACCGTGGACACTGCCGATGCAGATCATGCGATCGCTGGCCTGTGTCTTCGCCGGCTTCTTCCTGGCGACGGCGATCGCGATTCCGATCGGAGTCCTCTGCGGCGTCAGCCCGACGTTCATGGCTGCCGTGACACCGTTCATCGCTCTGTTCAAACCGGTCTCACCGATCGTGTGGCTGCCAATCTCGTTGATCATCGTCGGCGGCGTCATCACCGATCCCGAAACCCACTGGCTGATGGTCGGCATGTCGAATCTGCCGCTCATCGGCTGGCTCCAGATCAACCCCGCCTTCATCGCTTCGGCAATCACGGTCGCTCTCTGCTCGCTCTGGCCGACTCTGGTCAACACGGCTCTCGGAGTCGCGTCGATCGACAAAGATCACCTGAATGTGGCTCGCGTGCTGCGGCTCAACTTCTTTCAGCGTCTCACCAAGATCGTCATCCCTTCGGCTCTGCCGCTGATCTTCGCCGGTCTGCGAATCTCACTCGGCGTCGGCTGGATGGTGCTCATTGCCGCCGAGCTGCTCAGTTCGAGTGAAGGAATCGGC
- a CDS encoding CmpA/NrtA family ABC transporter substrate-binding protein translates to MICTLRASLFLSALALCACLPGCSTGEGAVPLQLELTEADLAEADKLAPEDLEIATSGTKKLTLEKTDLKFGFIKLTDCAPIVIAREKGFFADEGLSVEVVAQPNWKTLLDNVISGNLDGAHMLSGQPIAATIGFGTSAHVITPFTMDLNGNGITVSNSIWEQMQQNDPALRSEQPPHPITADSLVPIVKSRLASGEKLQMGMVFPTSTHNYELRYWLAASGINPGMYTESDIGGRTDAEVELSVTPPPMMPATLEAGNIQGYCVGEPWNQQAVAKGIGVPVSTNYDIWKNNPEKVFGVTQEWANANPDTMVAVVKALIRAGKWLDETDDTGKLVNREEAARILSRSDYVGADFDIIRNSMTGYFYFQKSDKRPMPDFNVFYKHYCTYPWYSDGVWFLTQMRRWGQITEPKPAEWYDEIARKVYKPEIYLQAAQLLLDEGLIEKDEVPWDSDGYKPPTSDFIDGVKYDGHDPIGYLNSHKIGNKDSL, encoded by the coding sequence ATGATCTGCACTCTCCGTGCTTCACTGTTTCTTTCTGCCCTGGCTCTTTGTGCGTGCCTTCCCGGATGCAGTACCGGCGAAGGAGCCGTGCCACTTCAGCTCGAACTGACCGAAGCGGATCTCGCGGAAGCCGACAAGCTGGCTCCTGAAGATCTCGAGATCGCCACGAGCGGCACGAAAAAGCTGACACTCGAAAAGACCGATCTCAAGTTCGGCTTCATCAAGCTGACCGACTGTGCTCCGATCGTCATCGCCCGCGAGAAAGGCTTCTTTGCCGATGAAGGACTTTCGGTCGAAGTCGTCGCTCAGCCGAACTGGAAGACGCTGCTCGACAACGTCATCAGTGGCAACCTCGACGGAGCCCACATGCTCTCCGGCCAGCCGATCGCCGCCACGATCGGGTTCGGCACCTCCGCTCACGTGATAACCCCATTCACGATGGATCTGAACGGAAACGGCATCACAGTTTCCAACAGCATCTGGGAGCAGATGCAGCAGAACGATCCTGCTCTGCGATCCGAACAGCCGCCACACCCGATTACCGCCGACTCGCTGGTGCCGATTGTGAAATCGCGTCTCGCCTCGGGCGAGAAACTCCAGATGGGCATGGTCTTCCCGACCTCAACGCACAACTACGAACTTCGCTACTGGCTGGCCGCTTCGGGGATTAACCCGGGGATGTATACCGAAAGCGATATCGGGGGTCGGACCGATGCCGAGGTCGAACTTTCTGTCACGCCTCCTCCCATGATGCCGGCCACTCTCGAAGCCGGCAACATTCAGGGTTACTGCGTCGGCGAGCCGTGGAATCAACAGGCGGTCGCCAAAGGCATCGGCGTGCCGGTTTCGACGAACTACGACATCTGGAAGAACAACCCCGAGAAAGTCTTCGGCGTCACCCAGGAATGGGCCAACGCGAATCCCGACACGATGGTCGCCGTGGTGAAGGCGTTGATTCGAGCTGGGAAATGGCTCGATGAAACCGACGACACCGGCAAGCTGGTCAATCGCGAAGAAGCCGCCCGCATCCTGTCGCGATCCGATTATGTCGGAGCCGACTTCGACATCATCCGCAACTCGATGACCGGCTACTTCTACTTTCAGAAGTCGGACAAACGTCCGATGCCGGACTTCAACGTCTTCTACAAGCACTACTGCACTTACCCCTGGTACAGCGATGGCGTCTGGTTCCTCACGCAGATGCGTCGCTGGGGGCAGATCACCGAACCGAAGCCCGCCGAGTGGTACGACGAGATCGCCCGCAAGGTCTACAAGCCCGAGATCTACCTGCAGGCCGCCCAACTGCTGCTCGATGAAGGTCTGATCGAGAAAGACGAAGTCCCCTGGGACTCCGACGGATACAAGCCGCCGACTTCGGACTTCATCGACGGAGTGAAGTACGACGGCCACGATCCGATCGGATATCTGAACTCGCACAAAATCGGCAACAAAGATTCCCTCTAA
- a CDS encoding alginate export family protein produces MLFKKLALATGVGALLGVCFADSLPAAETSGSDIRLVSCSTEDCCDDCVDRCVDDCVDGCCSIDVFEDCEKPFLPELEPITFENCVWKGEAGMALRYRYLHEMNRLRPGGPGLSSYDQWRWTPHASVTWNDMVTGYVEAIDSSTFGEELPILPIDENRADLLQYYVDVKLMELENGEVHGRYGRQTLLYGDQHVMSPLSWANTFRNFEGYKAYYKGKEWDIDAFAVQPVNGAARGTVFKTESFDTPDQSEWVNGVYATYRGLDEGTMDLYWIWDVENEPALNRQDGNRHTFGARYYGKKEVKDCCDTVERTWDYDIQGAFQVGEDDFQSGGPDLDVFAGFFNATVSHTWNKVDMKPTVFALYYLGSGDEDPTDGRDSTYFSLYPLGHAYWGILDNLGGQNMVDYSIGSRIAPTEKLSLLAQWHWFDKHRAQDYVYNIAGAPLGPRSTDVGGTEDSHIGNELDLIATYVVNKNLTLQSGYSWFWYGGAVTNTALNRDDARQFYFLANYQF; encoded by the coding sequence ATGTTGTTTAAGAAACTCGCCCTGGCCACCGGGGTCGGCGCTTTACTCGGCGTCTGCTTTGCCGACTCGCTGCCAGCCGCAGAAACGAGCGGCAGCGACATCCGCCTCGTCTCCTGCTCGACGGAGGACTGCTGCGACGACTGTGTCGACCGCTGCGTGGATGACTGCGTCGACGGCTGCTGCTCAATCGATGTCTTCGAAGATTGCGAGAAGCCGTTTCTCCCGGAACTCGAACCTATTACGTTCGAGAACTGTGTCTGGAAGGGCGAAGCCGGGATGGCGCTTCGTTATCGCTATTTGCATGAGATGAACCGTCTGCGACCGGGCGGGCCAGGCTTGAGCAGTTACGATCAGTGGCGCTGGACGCCGCACGCCTCCGTCACCTGGAACGATATGGTCACCGGTTACGTCGAAGCGATCGACTCCAGCACCTTCGGCGAAGAACTGCCGATCCTGCCGATCGATGAAAATCGGGCCGACCTGCTGCAATATTATGTTGATGTCAAACTGATGGAGCTGGAGAACGGCGAAGTCCACGGCCGCTACGGACGGCAGACGCTGCTCTACGGCGACCAGCATGTGATGTCGCCTCTCAGCTGGGCCAACACCTTTCGGAACTTTGAAGGCTACAAAGCCTACTACAAAGGAAAGGAATGGGACATCGATGCCTTCGCCGTCCAGCCGGTCAACGGGGCGGCTCGGGGCACGGTCTTCAAAACGGAATCGTTCGACACGCCCGACCAGAGTGAATGGGTCAACGGCGTTTACGCGACCTATCGTGGCCTCGACGAAGGGACGATGGATCTCTACTGGATCTGGGATGTGGAGAACGAGCCGGCTCTGAATCGTCAGGACGGGAATCGTCACACATTCGGTGCCCGCTACTACGGGAAGAAAGAAGTCAAAGACTGCTGCGACACCGTGGAGCGAACCTGGGACTACGATATTCAGGGAGCCTTTCAGGTCGGCGAAGATGACTTCCAGTCGGGGGGACCTGATCTCGATGTCTTCGCGGGATTCTTCAATGCGACCGTGTCCCACACCTGGAACAAGGTCGACATGAAGCCGACGGTCTTCGCCCTGTACTACCTTGGCTCGGGCGATGAGGATCCAACCGACGGACGCGACAGCACCTACTTCTCGCTGTATCCGCTGGGACACGCTTACTGGGGTATTCTCGATAACCTCGGCGGGCAGAACATGGTCGACTACTCGATTGGCTCCAGGATCGCACCGACGGAGAAACTGTCGCTGCTCGCTCAGTGGCACTGGTTCGACAAGCACCGGGCGCAGGATTACGTCTACAACATCGCCGGCGCTCCGCTGGGCCCGCGGTCCACAGACGTGGGCGGCACCGAAGACAGCCACATCGGGAACGAGCTCGATCTGATTGCAACGTACGTCGTCAACAAGAACCTCACCCTGCAGAGCGGCTACTCCTGGTTCTGGTATGGCGGAGCCGTGACGAACACCGCACTGAACCGGGACGATGCCCGTCAGTTCTACTTCCTGGCGAACTATCAGTTCTGA
- a CDS encoding arylsulfatase, giving the protein MNPPFGIRSLILLLGIAAAPFVPTFAAEQPNFLVIVADDLGFSDLGCYGGEINTPNLDRLAGQGTRFTRFYTTSRCCPSRAALLTGQYPHAVGLGHMTQDLQRPGYRGRVTPGVPTIAEVLEPLGYQSYLAGKWHLGTDDPTAHGFLEFYGTLVSAKTFWDPDHFTRLPADRKRIEYPADKFYATDAVTDHALQFLEIAQSNPDQPWFLYLAYNAPHFPLQAPQEDIARYADRYHDGWDVIREERLARMKELGILPPETPLTARSPYANYGETETGINPAWTDLPEDRRADLARRMAIYAAMIDRMDQQIGRVVEQLEQSDQLNNTVIVFLSDNGACAEWDPHGFDISSSPNNILHRGDELDQMGTPGTFHSVGSGWANASNTPFRMYKHYVHEGGITSPCIVFDPRNHTDGGQISDIPLHLIDLLPTLVTAAGGTVDDRYPGQSLQKYVKSTNVERPLFFEHEGNRAIHAGRWKLVAFRDRPWELYDMQRDRVEQNNLIRAHPEIAADLHQQWNTWAEANQVTPLPEDYEVQYLRSH; this is encoded by the coding sequence ATGAATCCGCCGTTCGGCATCCGCTCCCTGATCCTTCTCCTTGGAATCGCCGCCGCTCCATTCGTGCCGACATTCGCCGCCGAGCAGCCGAACTTCCTCGTCATCGTCGCAGACGACCTCGGCTTCAGTGACCTCGGATGCTATGGCGGAGAAATCAACACGCCCAATCTCGATCGACTGGCCGGGCAGGGGACGCGGTTCACCCGCTTCTACACGACTTCACGCTGTTGTCCGTCGCGAGCAGCCCTGCTGACGGGGCAGTATCCGCACGCGGTTGGACTGGGCCATATGACGCAGGATCTCCAGCGGCCCGGCTATCGGGGCCGCGTGACTCCCGGCGTTCCGACCATCGCCGAGGTGCTCGAGCCGCTCGGCTATCAGTCTTATCTTGCGGGGAAGTGGCATCTCGGCACCGACGATCCGACCGCTCACGGTTTCCTTGAATTCTACGGCACCCTCGTGAGTGCAAAGACCTTCTGGGATCCCGATCATTTCACGCGACTTCCGGCGGATCGAAAACGAATCGAGTACCCCGCCGACAAGTTCTACGCAACCGATGCGGTGACCGATCATGCGTTGCAGTTTCTGGAAATCGCGCAGAGCAATCCGGATCAGCCCTGGTTTCTGTACCTGGCCTACAACGCTCCGCACTTTCCGCTGCAGGCTCCGCAGGAAGACATCGCCCGCTATGCCGACCGCTATCACGACGGCTGGGATGTTATTCGCGAAGAGCGGCTGGCTCGTATGAAAGAGCTTGGCATCCTGCCGCCCGAGACGCCGCTGACGGCTCGTTCTCCCTACGCGAACTACGGAGAAACGGAAACGGGAATCAACCCGGCGTGGACCGATCTCCCTGAGGACCGCCGAGCCGATCTCGCCCGACGCATGGCGATCTATGCCGCGATGATCGACCGCATGGATCAACAGATTGGTCGCGTGGTCGAGCAACTCGAACAGTCCGATCAACTTAATAACACCGTCATTGTGTTCCTCTCCGATAACGGAGCCTGTGCCGAATGGGACCCGCACGGCTTCGACATCTCTTCGAGTCCGAACAACATTCTGCATCGCGGCGACGAACTCGATCAGATGGGAACGCCCGGCACCTTCCACAGTGTCGGCTCCGGCTGGGCGAACGCCAGCAATACGCCCTTCCGGATGTATAAGCACTATGTCCATGAAGGAGGAATCACATCGCCCTGTATTGTCTTCGATCCTCGAAACCATACGGATGGCGGACAGATCAGCGACATCCCGCTACACCTGATTGATCTTCTCCCCACGCTCGTAACAGCGGCGGGCGGAACGGTCGATGACCGCTATCCGGGGCAAAGTCTGCAGAAGTATGTGAAGTCCACGAACGTGGAGCGACCGCTCTTCTTCGAACACGAAGGCAATCGAGCAATTCACGCCGGCCGCTGGAAACTCGTCGCCTTCCGCGATCGGCCGTGGGAACTGTACGACATGCAGCGCGACCGCGTTGAACAGAACAACCTCATCCGCGCGCATCCCGAAATCGCCGCCGATCTGCACCAGCAATGGAACACTTGGGCCGAAGCGAATCAGGTCACGCCTCTTCCCGAAGACTACGAAGTCCAGTACCTCCGTTCGCACTGA
- a CDS encoding LacI family DNA-binding transcriptional regulator, whose amino-acid sequence MSSSPSTLQQVADAAGVSVSTASRALAGKAREYRISSRTEAAVQQAAQKLKFRPSRTAQALRSQKTGLLGVVVPDVANPFFAAIAREVTRAAEENGYAVLLADTGEQTATEQRAVEQFLSRQVEGLVVCPVGHESRHLQRLEAAGIPLVHVDRGFSDGSTVTVTSEHTLGAAQLTRLLIEAGHRHIGIVQGEPGTLPNEERLEGVQSEFERAGIEWDPEQIVGTHFSEESGYRAAGMLLKSGKKSLTALFAFSNQIALGCMRAIREAELTVPGDLSLVTFDDHPFAEYVATPLTVASQNVSEIGRTAARLLIDQMTSGKKPRKKVHRIPVQIHQRGSIASIES is encoded by the coding sequence GTGTCTTCTTCACCCTCGACGTTGCAACAGGTCGCCGATGCCGCTGGGGTCAGCGTGTCGACGGCCTCTCGCGCCCTGGCCGGGAAGGCGCGGGAGTATCGCATCAGTTCGAGGACCGAAGCCGCCGTCCAGCAGGCGGCTCAGAAGTTGAAGTTTCGTCCGAGCAGAACGGCTCAGGCGCTGCGTTCTCAGAAGACCGGATTGCTCGGCGTGGTTGTGCCCGATGTGGCCAATCCCTTCTTTGCCGCGATCGCTCGTGAAGTGACCCGGGCCGCCGAGGAGAATGGCTATGCCGTCCTGCTGGCCGACACCGGTGAGCAGACGGCGACCGAACAGCGGGCGGTCGAACAGTTTCTCTCCCGGCAGGTCGAAGGGCTGGTCGTCTGCCCCGTGGGGCACGAATCGCGTCATCTTCAGCGGCTCGAGGCAGCGGGCATTCCGCTTGTGCATGTCGACCGCGGCTTCTCCGACGGTTCTACCGTGACCGTTACGTCCGAACATACCCTCGGGGCGGCTCAACTGACGCGGCTGCTGATTGAAGCCGGCCATCGCCACATCGGCATCGTCCAGGGGGAACCGGGGACGCTGCCGAACGAAGAGCGACTCGAAGGCGTACAGTCTGAATTCGAGCGAGCCGGCATCGAATGGGATCCAGAGCAGATTGTCGGGACGCATTTCAGTGAAGAGTCCGGCTATCGGGCTGCCGGAATGCTGCTGAAGTCCGGAAAGAAATCACTCACCGCCCTGTTCGCATTCAGCAATCAGATCGCCCTCGGCTGCATGCGAGCCATTCGCGAAGCCGAGTTGACGGTTCCGGGAGACCTGTCGCTCGTCACGTTCGACGATCATCCCTTCGCCGAGTACGTCGCCACGCCGTTGACGGTCGCCTCACAGAACGTAAGCGAAATTGGCCGGACGGCCGCCCGGCTGCTGATTGATCAAATGACATCGGGGAAAAAGCCCCGCAAGAAAGTCCATCGCATCCCTGTTCAAATTCATCAGCGCGGCTCCATCGCATCGATTGAGTCGTGA
- a CDS encoding nucleoside hydrolase, producing MNWKPLYLVLLAGAIVSGGLVNFSAAGEPVPLIFDTDSGNDIDDVLALGLIHALQSRGECELLAVTITKDHELAAPFVDAVNTFYGRGEIPIGVCDSGVTPEAGRFNVLASKQDNGKDRYPHDLRSGKNAPAAVTVLRQALADAEDNSVSIAQVGFSTNLANLLDSEPDDISPLSGKDLVAKKVKLLSIMAGAFEQIPNREGKPYDHKEYNIIKDIPSNQKLAKEWPTPVIWSGYEIGLNLRYPHESIEQDYDYVEHHPLKEAYILYNPPPHDRPTWDLTSVLQIVRPNRGYFGLSESGYVDVADDGLTTFRADSEGKHQYLTLDEAQKIRVKEALIFLSSEPPHQN from the coding sequence ATGAACTGGAAGCCTCTTTATCTTGTTCTTCTCGCCGGAGCGATTGTCTCGGGTGGGCTGGTCAACTTTAGTGCAGCCGGCGAGCCGGTGCCGTTGATTTTCGATACTGACAGTGGGAACGACATCGACGACGTGCTGGCTCTCGGCTTGATTCACGCGCTGCAGAGTCGGGGCGAATGCGAGCTGCTCGCCGTGACGATTACCAAGGATCACGAACTGGCTGCTCCGTTTGTCGATGCGGTCAACACGTTCTACGGACGGGGCGAGATCCCAATCGGTGTCTGCGACAGCGGCGTGACGCCGGAAGCGGGCCGGTTCAATGTGCTGGCGTCCAAGCAGGACAACGGAAAGGACCGCTATCCGCACGACCTGCGATCGGGGAAGAACGCCCCGGCTGCCGTTACGGTTCTGCGTCAGGCTCTGGCCGATGCCGAAGACAACTCGGTCTCTATCGCCCAGGTCGGATTTTCAACAAACCTCGCCAACCTGCTCGACAGCGAGCCGGATGACATCAGCCCGCTCTCCGGCAAGGATCTGGTTGCAAAGAAGGTGAAGCTGCTGTCGATTATGGCGGGGGCTTTCGAGCAGATCCCGAACCGCGAAGGGAAACCGTACGATCACAAGGAATACAATATCATCAAGGACATCCCGTCCAATCAGAAGCTGGCGAAGGAATGGCCGACGCCGGTCATCTGGAGTGGATATGAGATCGGTTTGAACCTGCGATATCCGCATGAAAGTATCGAGCAGGATTACGATTACGTTGAACATCATCCGCTCAAGGAAGCCTACATTCTCTACAACCCGCCGCCTCACGATCGCCCCACCTGGGACCTGACGAGCGTTCTGCAGATTGTGCGACCGAATCGTGGTTACTTCGGACTGTCGGAATCGGGTTACGTCGATGTCGCCGATGACGGACTGACCACGTTCCGAGCCGACTCGGAAGGCAAGCATCAGTATCTTACGCTCGACGAGGCCCAGAAGATCCGCGTCAAGGAAGCCCTCATCTTCCTCTCCAGCGAACCCCCGCACCAGAACTAA
- the rbsK gene encoding ribokinase, with translation MSGTKPRITVVGSINMDLVVRSRKLPAPGETITATDSVESPGGKGANQSVAAARLGADVIHLGRVGSDSFADRLIDNLNNEGVATDHVLRTPNISSGLAVVMVEDSGENSIVVVPGSNGEVTAVDVEQHAEIIRQSDVLVVQLEIPLDAVLAAIDIAREAGVKVIVDPAPAVENLPEELLRVDVICPNQSEAEILLGTPVESVQDARQAAWQLVRRGAKNAIITLGSEGAVLCNGETLEFLAPFVVEAVDTTAAGDAFAGALAVRWMETGDLLQATRFACAAGALAASRHGAQPAMPRRDEVESLLQQPASTTDN, from the coding sequence ATGTCCGGTACCAAACCGCGTATCACTGTCGTCGGGTCCATCAACATGGATCTCGTTGTTCGTTCCCGCAAGCTGCCTGCGCCCGGGGAGACGATCACGGCTACGGACTCCGTGGAAAGTCCCGGGGGCAAGGGGGCGAATCAGTCCGTCGCAGCGGCTCGTCTCGGAGCGGACGTGATTCATCTCGGCCGCGTCGGCAGCGACAGCTTTGCCGATCGGCTCATCGACAATTTGAACAATGAAGGCGTGGCGACCGACCATGTTCTGCGGACGCCGAATATCTCCAGTGGACTCGCCGTCGTGATGGTCGAGGACTCGGGAGAGAATTCGATCGTTGTCGTCCCCGGCTCCAACGGGGAAGTGACCGCGGTTGATGTCGAACAGCATGCCGAGATAATTCGGCAGTCGGATGTCCTCGTCGTTCAACTTGAGATTCCGCTCGATGCCGTGCTGGCGGCGATCGATATCGCTCGTGAAGCCGGGGTGAAAGTGATCGTCGACCCGGCTCCCGCCGTCGAAAATCTCCCGGAAGAACTGCTGAGGGTCGATGTGATCTGCCCCAATCAGTCGGAGGCGGAGATTCTGCTGGGGACGCCGGTCGAATCGGTGCAGGATGCCCGGCAGGCGGCGTGGCAGCTGGTGCGTCGTGGTGCGAAGAACGCGATTATCACGCTCGGCTCGGAAGGAGCCGTCCTCTGTAATGGCGAGACGCTGGAGTTCCTCGCTCCGTTTGTCGTCGAAGCGGTCGACACCACCGCAGCCGGCGACGCGTTCGCGGGAGCCCTCGCCGTCCGCTGGATGGAAACGGGCGATCTGCTGCAGGCGACCCGCTTCGCCTGTGCAGCCGGTGCCCTCGCGGCCTCCAGACACGGCGCTCAACCGGCGATGCCGCGACGCGACGAGGTCGAATCGCTTCTGCAGCAGCCCGCAAGCACGACGGACAACTAA
- a CDS encoding sugar ABC transporter substrate-binding protein has protein sequence MKTAQRLFLLATFAMSTVLGCAPGENGGNTSGSAESDSGKPRIALIMKSLANDFFSAMAKGAEEHQAAHAEEYELIVNGIKDERDLSRQVALVEEMIAAGVDAIVIAPADSKALVPALRRAQKAGIVVINIDNRLDQEVLEQEGVSIPFVGPDNKAGAKKVGDYLATKLAAGDAVAVLEGIRTSFNGTQRRLGFEEAMKAADINIVASQSAQWEMSQANTVASSMLSEHPEIKAILAANDNMALGAVAAVQSAGLDHPVLVVGFDNIPAVREAMKEGKVLATADQHGDKLAVYGIEYALKLIDDSDAEVEDRETPVDLITAEDLGE, from the coding sequence ATGAAAACTGCTCAGAGACTTTTTCTGCTGGCCACATTCGCGATGAGCACGGTCCTCGGCTGTGCTCCGGGCGAGAACGGCGGCAACACGTCCGGTTCGGCGGAATCCGACTCCGGCAAGCCCCGCATCGCTCTGATTATGAAGTCGCTCGCCAACGATTTCTTCTCGGCGATGGCGAAGGGGGCGGAAGAGCATCAGGCTGCCCATGCCGAGGAGTACGAGCTGATCGTCAATGGTATCAAAGATGAGCGGGACCTCAGTCGGCAAGTCGCGCTGGTGGAAGAGATGATCGCCGCCGGCGTCGATGCCATCGTGATTGCCCCCGCCGATTCCAAAGCTCTCGTCCCGGCTCTGCGTCGGGCTCAGAAAGCCGGCATTGTGGTGATCAACATCGATAACCGCCTCGATCAGGAAGTGCTGGAGCAGGAAGGCGTTTCGATTCCGTTTGTCGGGCCGGATAACAAAGCCGGAGCGAAGAAGGTTGGCGACTATCTGGCGACGAAACTCGCAGCAGGGGACGCCGTCGCTGTGCTGGAAGGGATTCGGACTTCGTTCAACGGTACTCAGCGGCGGCTCGGTTTCGAAGAAGCGATGAAAGCCGCCGACATCAATATTGTGGCCAGTCAGTCGGCTCAATGGGAAATGAGCCAGGCGAATACGGTGGCCTCGTCGATGCTGAGTGAGCATCCGGAGATCAAAGCGATTCTGGCCGCTAACGACAACATGGCTCTCGGTGCCGTTGCCGCCGTGCAGAGTGCGGGGCTCGACCATCCGGTTCTCGTCGTCGGCTTCGACAACATTCCCGCCGTCCGGGAGGCGATGAAAGAAGGCAAGGTTCTGGCGACGGCCGATCAGCATGGCGACAAGCTGGCCGTGTATGGCATCGAGTACGCCCTGAAGCTGATCGACGATTCCGACGCTGAGGTCGAAGACCGTGAAACGCCGGTCGACCTGATCACGGCTGAGGATCTGGGCGAATGA